In one Corallococcus sp. EGB genomic region, the following are encoded:
- a CDS encoding YciI family protein gives MRFMIIRRADKDTEAGVLPDEKLLAAMGAYNEEMVKAGVMLQGEGLHPSSKGARVKFTNGKPTIIDGPFTETKELIAGFSLIQVKSREEALEWLKRWPSFDGGGNVELELRQVYEDDDFGAEFTPELREQEARIREQAAKNR, from the coding sequence GTGCGCTTCATGATCATCCGCAGGGCGGACAAGGACACCGAGGCCGGCGTCCTCCCGGACGAGAAGCTGCTCGCCGCGATGGGCGCGTACAACGAGGAGATGGTGAAGGCGGGCGTGATGCTCCAGGGGGAGGGCCTCCACCCCAGCAGCAAGGGCGCGCGCGTGAAGTTCACGAACGGCAAGCCCACCATCATCGACGGGCCCTTCACGGAGACGAAGGAGCTCATCGCGGGCTTCTCCCTCATCCAGGTGAAGTCGCGCGAGGAGGCGCTGGAGTGGCTCAAGCGTTGGCCCTCCTTCGACGGGGGCGGCAACGTGGAGCTGGAGCTGCGCCAGGTCTACGAAGACGACGACTTCGGCGCCGAGTTCACGCCCGAGCTGCGCGAGCAGGAAGCGCGCATCCGCGAGCAGGCGGCGAAGAACCGTTAG
- a CDS encoding SDR family oxidoreductase, with protein sequence MSARSSQSHTSTPSSILEQVRQCAASVTRYPLDILTEHAQLEDELGIDSVKLAEIAAVIAREFQLPPDRMPRNGKARTLGAIAGAVAEALHAEPAPALPVAPAPAVTEVKVGTGAPVTQDLLPRVRAVFARVTRYPEELLTPHADLEDELGIDSVKQAEVMAVLTKELGLGEAPKPSQRLRTMAAIADAARALLPASPPAPEVRARAPIHVAPAPVASRTELPFAGKVALITGSGKGIGRVIAARLARAGATVVVNSFHSREDGEKTARDIVDAGGKAVHLWGSVAQEEHLERMFAAIREQLGGLDLLVCNASNGLIGPFDRIAPRDWDKAFRTCITGTYECAMRARPLMAARGGGSIVTMSTSMSQRYMHDLGCQGVVKAGVESLTRYLAAELAPEGIRTNCVSAGPVHGELLGMFPDAAGRVARWESATPGGRLCTADDVADVTELLLGPKTRRVNGAIWVVDAGLSGTVDGLLPAARAS encoded by the coding sequence ATGTCCGCGCGTTCGTCTCAATCCCATACATCCACGCCTTCGAGCATCCTGGAGCAGGTGCGGCAGTGCGCCGCGTCCGTCACCCGCTATCCGCTGGACATCCTGACGGAGCACGCGCAGTTGGAGGATGAGCTGGGCATCGACTCCGTGAAGCTCGCGGAGATCGCCGCGGTCATCGCCCGCGAATTCCAACTGCCGCCGGACCGGATGCCGCGCAACGGGAAGGCGCGCACGCTCGGCGCCATCGCGGGGGCGGTCGCGGAGGCACTGCACGCGGAGCCCGCGCCGGCGCTCCCCGTCGCTCCCGCGCCTGCTGTCACGGAAGTGAAGGTGGGCACCGGTGCTCCGGTCACGCAGGACCTGCTGCCGCGTGTGCGCGCCGTGTTCGCACGCGTGACGCGCTACCCGGAGGAGCTGCTCACGCCGCACGCGGACCTGGAGGACGAGTTGGGCATCGACTCCGTGAAGCAGGCGGAGGTGATGGCCGTGCTCACGAAGGAGCTGGGGCTGGGCGAAGCGCCGAAGCCTTCGCAGCGTCTGCGCACGATGGCCGCCATCGCTGACGCGGCCCGCGCGCTGCTGCCAGCTTCGCCGCCTGCCCCTGAAGTGAGGGCTCGTGCGCCCATCCACGTGGCGCCCGCACCGGTCGCGTCACGCACGGAGCTGCCGTTCGCGGGCAAGGTCGCGCTCATCACGGGTTCGGGCAAGGGCATCGGCCGCGTCATCGCGGCGCGACTGGCGCGCGCGGGGGCGACGGTGGTGGTCAACTCGTTCCACTCGCGCGAGGACGGTGAGAAGACGGCGCGGGACATCGTGGACGCGGGTGGCAAGGCGGTCCACCTGTGGGGCTCCGTCGCGCAGGAAGAGCACCTGGAGCGGATGTTCGCGGCGATCCGCGAGCAGTTGGGCGGGCTGGACCTGCTCGTGTGCAACGCGTCCAACGGGCTCATCGGTCCGTTCGACCGCATCGCCCCCCGCGACTGGGACAAGGCGTTCCGCACCTGCATCACCGGCACCTACGAGTGCGCGATGCGCGCGCGTCCGCTGATGGCCGCGCGCGGGGGCGGGAGCATCGTCACCATGTCCACGTCCATGTCCCAGCGGTACATGCACGACCTGGGCTGCCAGGGCGTGGTGAAGGCGGGCGTGGAGTCCCTCACGCGCTACCTGGCCGCGGAGCTGGCGCCGGAGGGCATCCGCACCAACTGCGTGTCCGCGGGGCCCGTGCACGGGGAGCTGCTGGGGATGTTCCCGGATGCCGCGGGGCGCGTCGCGCGCTGGGAGTCCGCGACGCCCGGCGGGCGGCTGTGCACCGCGGACGACGTGGCGGACGTGACCGAGCTGTTGCTGGGGCCCAAGACCCGGCGCGTGAATGGCGCCATCTGGGTGGTGGACGCCGGCCTCTCCGGGACCGTGGACGGCCTGCTGCCGGCCGCTCGCGCGTCCTGA
- a CDS encoding type I polyketide synthase produces MDFFAVPYDIHFDDTMAYGSHHFLTNFKFQCAGREHLLFSPHAFEAPDFRRDFDQVLLLTYEGYSRNLAPAALGDRLVVLTSLEARGEVSLRFCFRTLKSDGTPVACGYQTVLCADREGALRAFPESFQRSFESLAAIHEPVGPKSFRDLALQGGAGVQVLFPETVRELARTLLADTAPRGVSRTVHLPDPVPVEPVKAAPVSAPELKLPAGATAFLFAGQGTFEPALFLQLKALQPELRGELAAVADACRAQGLNVDPLLAAESVAQVRQAMDAAPLLDQLGIFLSGVLGARWVERQGTRPDVFVGHSFGEIAAMTAAGAMDLRAGAEVVCRRIRALQTVPEELGTLAAVALSDPETVRAVADSGARNLEVAGRNHSRQTVVAGPREELERLRAFLERQGKGFTFISSRYPFHHPSLTPAVAVFRESLADLKVHPARGPIYSPIERRVYGGGRTELAGALASHLVRPFDFPGAVETLVGAGCTRFVDCGTGGRLTRIVQRILPAETSVALTSVDRALPSKSPVAQDAASRVPDIAVVSLGCMLPGGAKDPETYWRNIQRGVSGIVDTGLSHPEQVVDFVGPAVTPDRTYTLLTGRVLDSDLVPPPGIDPVRFRRYGREQQLLAIALSQAMESLRSTAPHAPGRIQCLLGSTADGSPEYDDALCLEAGEALLHARGDTAREFSALMREALGVRATSSDLAPHPTLQAVVTDVVGPAVSTVLLDAACASSLYAIALGMRALERGDADLVLAGGVFSPGPGNSCLFSQFKGLSATGSRPFDERADGVIFGEGAGIVGLMRLEDAVSAGLKVHAVIRGAGLSSDGRSSSANVPRADGQVAAMEACYAASGVDPASIQYIEAHGTATPAGDATELQSIGRVFGGKRKGLQLASVKALIGHVGWAAGAASVIKVCKALEHRSFPPQSHFDRPGAGLRALGPDFEVSTREQPWPENGSQPRRAATNGFGFGGTNAHLVLEEYRGGSLTPRTRAVPSTEGELVVVAAEGTFPEARFDARGMRLPASVRLLPDITEDMDLTQHLGLIVASDLVKKLGAFDSLRTGTAIVLGLEGKTRRGVEATQRVLADSTRRRLREHIQRTPDSARLLPLVDRLHAAVGALRPTGPYTLQGMMPNVTPGRVAGVLDTKGPNFVVDAGAGTLAASLRASTALLESGFELVLVGSAHVRRPGDGSTESMPEEGMTMLAVTTAAKAEAHGLKPLCRLRMTEETGSGTGITLPPHSAKEAQEVLRAVQSAAEGQASTLRLHPDAATGARLVIQLRPGRIDQPEAPRERSMVAGSPSSARRDLGPSARSTDVTSVPSAENREPHVALPPAAGGENLSDSRTGLNNPGPAGLPLQPNQGNLSDSRTGFGNRVGRAADSMGVRGAGASFASGAVATPPWQPEAAAATPPTDAVQARAGAAPPGEARPPPTAASISETVDGFDHSAPIRYHAPVLVERPAVTAGASRLRGRRVLFIAQDESVARELAALAHDVCGPGFRILHAGVSDMGARIHGIDLTREETAEAGFEALHFEPQVIVAVCRMSSDETESSVVADTALHHGALELLFLSARRAYEGLSAGTVSLASLCIEGVGPRRTLHPVTGLFSGMLKSLGREVPAHGIRAIATGPLPIRTALDLVASELSTRDDSAPVEVCFDGSVRCVRVLQPTDVPARPAVTLDSRSVVLLTGGGRGVTAVLAGALLKRYGCKVILLGRSDPTDAPERVLHARDEELGAVEREFYASELARDSAVRMPALRARFERHLAVRELRATLDGLKRLPGQMTYRAADVTRPEDVDRVVEELLREHGRLDLVVHGAGTQVSKKLNRRRLTELRSTLDTKLLGLRNLRESCARRLPAPVPFHVLTSAFSYIGNDGQADYGAANEALDRLCAWVSDARQDVQWCSVGWLAWDGIGMTRGSEYRVLGASRRLRGIRAEEGEALFLQLVNGQPVQPINVQLTESERAFYGLEVLAPPPPTPEPPRPTQRDLTVDAASVPCLEDHLVRGTPTLPGAWALDLMFQAALDDKRPELRTVTIEDVRFSRFIRVKPGGQQSLRAECTPITDAPGQHSVQVRLTGDIVHASGVVLERDLVYAEARFTLTAEPPKASPRLEAARASGHGVPVHDPHCTAGSPIELRRMFDCLEEIRLEQDARFARLGLPETPQQAGHGVPALVLDAALRLSAMHVEGVSNVVFAPVGVQRATFDRDLVAHDARAPRRLTLKALAPRVDGALLQCGTVAAHDEAGRLRMLVEGGVARPMA; encoded by the coding sequence ATGGACTTCTTCGCCGTCCCGTACGACATCCACTTCGACGACACGATGGCCTACGGGAGCCATCACTTCCTCACCAACTTCAAGTTCCAGTGCGCGGGCCGCGAGCACCTGCTCTTCAGTCCGCACGCCTTCGAGGCGCCCGACTTCCGGCGCGACTTCGACCAGGTGCTGCTGCTCACCTACGAGGGCTATTCGCGCAACCTCGCTCCGGCCGCGCTGGGAGACCGGCTGGTGGTGCTGACGTCACTGGAGGCGCGGGGCGAGGTGTCCTTGCGCTTCTGCTTCCGCACGTTGAAGAGCGACGGCACGCCGGTGGCGTGCGGCTATCAGACCGTGCTCTGCGCGGATCGCGAGGGAGCGCTGCGCGCCTTCCCGGAGTCCTTCCAGCGCAGCTTCGAATCGCTGGCGGCGATCCACGAGCCCGTGGGCCCGAAGAGTTTCCGGGACCTCGCGTTGCAGGGAGGCGCGGGCGTCCAGGTGCTGTTCCCGGAGACTGTGCGAGAGCTGGCGCGGACCCTGCTGGCGGACACCGCGCCACGCGGAGTCTCGCGCACCGTGCACCTGCCGGATCCGGTGCCCGTCGAGCCCGTGAAGGCAGCACCCGTCTCCGCGCCTGAGCTCAAGCTGCCCGCGGGCGCCACGGCGTTCCTGTTCGCCGGGCAGGGAACGTTCGAGCCTGCCCTCTTCCTCCAGCTGAAGGCGCTTCAGCCGGAGCTGCGTGGGGAGCTGGCAGCGGTCGCGGATGCCTGCCGTGCACAGGGCCTCAACGTGGATCCGCTGCTCGCGGCGGAGAGTGTCGCTCAGGTGCGCCAGGCGATGGACGCGGCGCCGCTGTTGGATCAGCTCGGCATCTTCCTCTCAGGGGTGTTGGGTGCGCGGTGGGTGGAGCGCCAGGGCACCCGGCCGGACGTGTTCGTGGGCCACAGCTTCGGGGAGATCGCGGCGATGACCGCGGCCGGAGCCATGGACCTGCGCGCGGGCGCGGAGGTGGTGTGCCGCCGCATCCGGGCGCTCCAGACGGTGCCGGAGGAGCTGGGCACGCTCGCGGCGGTCGCCCTGTCGGATCCGGAGACCGTCCGGGCCGTGGCGGACAGTGGGGCCCGGAACCTGGAGGTCGCGGGCCGCAACCACTCGAGGCAGACCGTGGTCGCGGGGCCGCGTGAGGAACTGGAGCGGCTGCGCGCGTTCCTGGAACGGCAGGGCAAGGGCTTCACCTTCATCTCCAGCCGCTACCCCTTCCATCACCCGAGCCTGACGCCCGCGGTCGCCGTGTTCCGCGAGAGCCTCGCGGACCTGAAGGTGCATCCAGCCCGGGGGCCCATCTATTCGCCCATCGAGCGGCGGGTGTACGGCGGGGGCCGGACGGAGCTGGCAGGGGCGCTCGCGTCCCACCTGGTGCGTCCCTTCGACTTCCCGGGCGCGGTGGAGACGCTGGTGGGCGCGGGCTGCACCCGGTTCGTGGATTGCGGCACCGGCGGGCGGCTGACACGCATCGTCCAGCGGATCCTCCCTGCGGAGACCTCCGTCGCACTGACGTCCGTGGACCGGGCATTGCCGTCGAAGAGCCCTGTTGCGCAGGACGCAGCGTCACGGGTCCCGGACATCGCGGTGGTGTCCCTGGGGTGCATGCTCCCGGGTGGCGCGAAGGATCCGGAGACGTACTGGCGGAACATCCAGCGGGGCGTCAGCGGCATCGTCGACACGGGTCTGAGCCATCCGGAGCAGGTCGTGGACTTCGTGGGCCCGGCGGTGACTCCGGACCGCACGTACACATTGCTCACCGGGCGGGTCCTGGACAGTGACCTCGTGCCGCCGCCGGGCATCGATCCGGTTCGCTTCCGGCGATATGGCCGCGAGCAGCAGTTGCTGGCGATCGCGCTCTCCCAGGCGATGGAATCCCTGCGGTCCACCGCACCGCATGCACCGGGACGCATCCAGTGTCTGCTCGGATCCACAGCGGACGGGTCGCCCGAGTACGACGACGCGCTGTGCCTGGAAGCCGGTGAAGCGCTCCTGCATGCGAGGGGAGACACAGCGCGGGAGTTCTCCGCGCTGATGCGCGAGGCCCTGGGCGTCAGGGCCACGTCCTCCGACCTGGCGCCGCACCCCACGCTCCAGGCGGTGGTGACGGACGTGGTGGGCCCGGCGGTGTCCACGGTGTTGCTGGACGCGGCGTGTGCATCGTCGCTCTACGCCATCGCGCTGGGAATGAGGGCGCTGGAGCGCGGTGACGCCGACCTGGTGCTCGCGGGAGGAGTGTTCTCGCCGGGGCCGGGAAACAGCTGCCTGTTCTCCCAGTTCAAGGGGCTCTCCGCCACGGGCAGCCGGCCGTTCGACGAGCGCGCGGATGGCGTCATCTTCGGCGAGGGCGCCGGCATCGTCGGCCTGATGCGCCTGGAGGACGCCGTCTCCGCGGGGCTGAAGGTGCACGCGGTCATCCGCGGCGCGGGACTCTCCAGCGACGGACGCAGCAGCTCCGCCAACGTGCCGCGAGCGGACGGACAGGTGGCCGCGATGGAGGCGTGCTACGCGGCGTCGGGGGTTGATCCCGCGTCCATCCAGTACATCGAAGCGCACGGGACGGCGACCCCGGCCGGCGACGCCACCGAACTGCAGTCGATTGGCCGCGTCTTCGGAGGCAAGCGGAAGGGGCTTCAGCTCGCCAGCGTGAAGGCGCTGATCGGCCATGTCGGCTGGGCCGCGGGAGCCGCTTCGGTCATCAAGGTGTGCAAGGCGCTGGAGCATCGGAGCTTCCCGCCGCAGTCCCACTTCGACCGTCCGGGTGCGGGGTTGCGAGCGCTCGGGCCTGACTTCGAGGTGAGCACGCGGGAGCAGCCGTGGCCGGAGAACGGAAGCCAGCCGCGCAGGGCAGCCACGAACGGCTTCGGCTTCGGCGGCACGAACGCGCACCTGGTGCTGGAGGAGTACCGCGGGGGCTCGCTCACGCCGCGCACCAGGGCCGTGCCTTCGACCGAGGGAGAGCTGGTGGTGGTGGCCGCGGAGGGAACGTTCCCGGAGGCGCGTTTCGACGCCAGGGGAATGCGGCTGCCCGCGTCCGTGCGGTTGTTGCCAGACATCACCGAGGACATGGACCTCACGCAGCACCTGGGTCTCATCGTCGCGAGCGACCTCGTGAAGAAGCTCGGGGCCTTTGACTCACTGCGGACGGGGACGGCCATCGTCCTGGGACTGGAGGGAAAGACGCGCAGGGGGGTGGAGGCCACGCAGCGCGTGCTGGCGGACTCGACGCGGCGCAGGCTGCGCGAGCACATCCAGCGCACGCCGGACTCCGCGCGGCTCCTGCCGTTGGTGGATCGCCTCCATGCCGCGGTGGGCGCGCTGCGGCCCACGGGGCCGTACACGCTCCAGGGAATGATGCCCAACGTCACGCCGGGGCGGGTGGCGGGGGTGCTCGACACCAAGGGTCCGAACTTCGTGGTGGACGCGGGGGCCGGCACGCTGGCCGCGTCACTGCGGGCTTCGACCGCCCTGCTGGAGAGCGGCTTCGAGCTGGTGCTCGTGGGCAGTGCTCACGTGCGTCGCCCCGGGGACGGCTCCACCGAGTCCATGCCTGAAGAGGGCATGACGATGCTGGCGGTGACCACGGCCGCGAAGGCGGAAGCGCACGGTTTGAAGCCGCTGTGCCGCCTGCGGATGACCGAAGAGACGGGCTCCGGGACCGGCATCACGTTACCGCCGCACTCGGCCAAGGAGGCCCAGGAGGTGCTCCGCGCGGTGCAGTCCGCAGCCGAGGGGCAGGCCTCCACCCTGCGCCTCCACCCGGATGCCGCGACCGGCGCACGGCTGGTGATTCAGCTGCGGCCTGGGCGCATTGACCAGCCCGAAGCCCCGAGAGAACGGTCGATGGTGGCAGGGTCGCCGTCCTCCGCTCGCCGCGACCTGGGGCCATCCGCCAGGTCAACGGACGTGACGTCTGTCCCCAGTGCCGAGAACCGAGAACCCCATGTCGCCCTCCCGCCAGCGGCAGGCGGCGAAAACCTGTCCGACAGTCGGACAGGTTTGAACAACCCCGGGCCAGCGGGGCTCCCGCTCCAGCCGAACCAGGGGAACTTGTCCGACAGTCGGACAGGTTTTGGGAACCGGGTCGGCCGGGCGGCGGACAGCATGGGCGTCCGTGGGGCTGGCGCTTCGTTTGCATCTGGAGCCGTTGCGACACCTCCTTGGCAGCCCGAAGCAGCTGCGGCCACCCCGCCCACCGATGCCGTGCAAGCGCGCGCGGGCGCGGCTCCCCCGGGAGAGGCACGTCCGCCGCCGACCGCCGCCTCGATTTCGGAGACCGTTGACGGCTTCGACCACTCGGCGCCCATCCGCTACCACGCGCCGGTGCTCGTTGAACGTCCGGCGGTGACGGCAGGTGCTTCGCGCCTGCGTGGCCGGCGCGTGCTGTTCATCGCGCAGGACGAGTCCGTGGCCCGTGAACTTGCGGCCCTGGCGCATGACGTCTGCGGTCCTGGGTTCCGCATCCTTCACGCGGGCGTCTCCGACATGGGAGCGCGGATCCACGGCATCGACCTCACCCGGGAGGAGACCGCGGAGGCTGGCTTTGAGGCACTCCACTTCGAGCCACAGGTCATCGTCGCGGTCTGCCGGATGTCCTCCGACGAGACCGAGTCCTCCGTCGTCGCGGACACGGCCCTGCATCACGGAGCGCTGGAGCTGCTCTTCCTGTCCGCTCGCCGCGCGTATGAGGGCCTGTCCGCCGGCACGGTGTCACTGGCGAGCCTTTGCATCGAGGGCGTCGGTCCGCGCAGGACGCTGCATCCCGTCACCGGCCTCTTCTCGGGCATGCTCAAATCCCTGGGCCGCGAGGTCCCGGCGCATGGCATCCGCGCCATCGCCACGGGACCGCTGCCGATCCGCACGGCGCTCGACCTTGTCGCGTCCGAACTGAGCACCCGCGACGACTCCGCGCCCGTCGAGGTCTGCTTCGATGGCTCCGTCCGCTGCGTCCGGGTGCTTCAACCCACGGATGTCCCGGCGCGGCCCGCCGTCACGCTCGACTCCCGTTCGGTGGTCCTGCTCACGGGCGGTGGGCGTGGTGTCACGGCCGTCCTCGCTGGAGCGCTGCTCAAGCGCTACGGCTGCAAGGTCATCCTCCTGGGACGGAGCGATCCGACAGATGCCCCCGAGCGTGTGCTCCACGCGCGCGACGAGGAACTGGGCGCCGTGGAGCGCGAGTTCTATGCCTCCGAGCTCGCGCGCGACAGCGCCGTGCGGATGCCCGCGCTGCGTGCGCGGTTTGAACGCCACCTGGCTGTGCGTGAGCTGCGGGCCACGCTCGACGGGCTCAAGCGGCTTCCCGGCCAGATGACCTACCGCGCCGCGGATGTCACCCGCCCCGAGGACGTGGACCGCGTGGTGGAGGAGCTGCTCCGTGAGCATGGACGGCTCGACCTGGTGGTCCACGGCGCGGGCACGCAGGTCTCCAAGAAGCTCAACCGCCGCCGGCTGACGGAGCTGCGAAGCACGCTCGACACCAAGCTGCTGGGGCTTCGCAACCTGCGCGAGTCCTGCGCACGCAGACTCCCGGCCCCCGTGCCCTTCCACGTCCTCACCTCCGCGTTCAGCTACATCGGCAATGACGGACAGGCGGACTACGGCGCGGCGAACGAGGCGCTGGACCGGCTCTGTGCGTGGGTCAGCGACGCCCGTCAGGACGTGCAGTGGTGCAGCGTGGGCTGGCTCGCCTGGGACGGCATCGGCATGACGCGAGGCTCGGAGTACCGCGTCCTCGGAGCCAGCCGACGGCTGCGGGGCATCCGCGCCGAGGAGGGCGAGGCGCTCTTCCTCCAGCTCGTGAATGGCCAGCCCGTCCAGCCCATCAACGTCCAGCTCACCGAAAGCGAGCGCGCCTTCTACGGCCTGGAGGTCCTCGCCCCGCCGCCGCCCACCCCGGAGCCGCCGCGTCCCACGCAGCGGGACCTCACGGTGGACGCGGCGAGCGTCCCATGCCTGGAGGACCACCTCGTCCGGGGCACGCCCACCCTCCCCGGCGCCTGGGCCCTGGACCTGATGTTCCAGGCCGCCCTGGACGACAAGCGCCCCGAGCTGCGCACCGTCACCATTGAAGACGTGCGCTTCTCCCGCTTCATCCGCGTGAAGCCCGGAGGGCAGCAGTCCCTGCGCGCCGAATGCACGCCGATTACCGACGCCCCAGGCCAGCACAGCGTACAGGTGAGGCTCACGGGCGACATCGTCCATGCCTCCGGCGTCGTGCTGGAGCGAGACCTCGTCTACGCCGAGGCCCGCTTCACGCTGACGGCGGAGCCTCCCAAGGCCTCGCCGCGACTGGAGGCCGCCCGCGCTTCGGGGCACGGCGTTCCCGTGCATGACCCGCACTGCACAGCGGGCTCCCCCATCGAGCTGCGCAGGATGTTCGACTGCCTGGAGGAGATCCGCCTCGAGCAGGACGCCCGCTTCGCGAGGCTCGGACTGCCGGAGACACCCCAGCAGGCGGGGCATGGCGTGCCAGCGCTCGTGCTGGACGCGGCCCTGCGCCTGAGCGCGATGCACGTGGAGGGCGTGTCCAATGTCGTGTTCGCCCCCGTGGGCGTCCAGCGCGCCACGTTCGACCGGGACCTCGTCGCTCATGACGCCAGGGCCCCGCGCCGCCTCACGCTGAAGGCGCTCGCCCCCCGGGTGGACGGAGCGCTGCTCCAGTGCGGCACCGTGGCGGCGCATGACGAAGCCGGCCGCCTGCGGATGCTCGTCGAAGGCGGAGTCGCCCGCCCCATGGCTTGA